The Azotosporobacter soli genome window below encodes:
- the thrB gene encoding homoserine kinase translates to MANTFSVRVPGTTANCGPGFDTLGIACTIYNELDLTLSATGELAIVNQGEGAADLTTDESNIVFQAVKMVYDTVGKTLPGFRLTLRNAIPLARGLGSSAAAIVGGLVAANASLNSPLSNQKLLELATRMEGHPDNVAPALFGGITVSTLEEDGTISALHFLPAKPLFLAVAVPAFELSTRKARAVMPSEVSMKDALFNVSHSSLLAAALCSGQYQYLPLALQDRLHQPYRSQLIPAMEAVFAAAISAGALGAVISGAGPTLLAFCDRFDAAIADAMVTAFSKAGIAAQAHILEIDARGAQVI, encoded by the coding sequence ATGGCAAACACTTTTTCTGTACGTGTTCCGGGAACAACTGCAAACTGTGGTCCTGGCTTCGATACGTTAGGAATTGCATGTACCATTTACAATGAGTTAGACTTAACGCTTTCTGCGACTGGCGAGCTCGCAATCGTTAATCAAGGCGAAGGGGCAGCCGATCTGACAACCGATGAAAGCAACATCGTCTTTCAGGCAGTGAAAATGGTGTATGACACGGTCGGTAAAACCTTGCCTGGATTCCGACTGACCTTACGTAACGCAATTCCGCTTGCGCGCGGCCTAGGCAGCAGCGCCGCTGCGATCGTCGGCGGTTTAGTCGCTGCAAATGCCAGTTTGAACAGCCCGCTAAGCAATCAAAAACTGCTGGAGCTTGCCACAAGAATGGAAGGTCATCCTGACAATGTTGCCCCGGCATTATTCGGCGGCATTACAGTAAGCACGCTAGAGGAGGACGGCACAATCAGCGCCCTTCATTTTCTCCCTGCCAAGCCGTTGTTCCTCGCAGTCGCTGTACCGGCGTTCGAACTGTCGACTCGTAAAGCACGTGCGGTAATGCCTAGCGAAGTCTCGATGAAAGACGCCCTATTCAATGTTTCGCACAGCTCACTCCTTGCTGCAGCGTTATGTAGCGGACAATATCAATATCTGCCGCTCGCATTACAGGATCGTTTGCATCAACCCTATCGTAGTCAACTAATTCCAGCTATGGAGGCGGTTTTTGCCGCTGCAATTTCTGCCGGTGCCTTAGGCGCCGTTATCAGCGGTGCCGGTCCAACATTGCTTGCCTTTTGTGACCGATTCGACGCAGCAATTGCCGATGCTATGGTAACTGCATTTTCAAAGGCTGGAATTGCCGCCCAAGCTCATATTCTTGAAATTGACGCTCGTGGTGCGCAGGTTATCTAG